The Fibrobacter sp. UWR4 DNA segment TTCGTAAGTTTCAAGATATTCAGCTAGTTTTGACGTATTTTCGGTTTTCTCGTTTGAGAATATAGTCAATGCTTCGTCTTTTACTGTCCAATTTTTTGTACGTTCAAAGAGTCCCTTAATATATCCTATGGACTTCTTGACTTCTTCATTATTGCCAAGACGTAAAATTGGGAAAGGAACATCTTTTCCATCTACTGTAATTGATATCAGTTGTTTAAAAGCCCCATCTACCGGTTGATTATTCTGTGACGAAAATAAAACGGTACGATCATTGAAAAATGCGCTTATGATGGTATTGACAATGGTCCTTGTTTTTCCAGTTCCTGGTGGTCCCTGAATATAAGCCATCGGGTACTTAAGCGTTTTATGAATTGCCAACAACTGATCTAGATTAACATTATTATCTAGCAGCGCAATGGGATAGTTCTTACGTTTGCGAGATCTGCTTAAAAATTCGCCAAAGAACGCACGGAGTGGCGTAGTCACACTTCCTGACTGCAATGATAATGCTATTGAATCGTATTCGTTCGTCAAATCATTAGAAGTTGTTTCCAAGGCGACGATATGAGGCATGTCATCTAACAATTCACCACGGGAAAGTCGTCCATTCTTTATAATCAAATCCTTGATTTGTTTTTCATTTGCATCAAAGTTTTCAAGTAAAAGGAATTCATCTTCGTGCAAATAGCGGGAGATTCTAATGACTTCGGTTGCAACATCATTTCTCAGAACAAATCTTGTCAAAATCTTTGGTTCTGGAGACTTTCTCAGTGCTTTATTTTCGATATCAAACAACAATTCATTATAGGCCAACACATAAAGACCTTTATCGGTCTTAATGCTCAGCTTATTCAACCCAAGTTGTTCTAATGCAATAAATTCAGAATTTGACTTTTTTGATTGTTTCTTTTGGAAATAATCAATTAGAGAATCGCATTCTTCCTGAGTAAGCTTATAGCATCCCTTAACAAATTGAGATTCATCAAGATGTTCTAGCAACCGAAATTTCTTTTCTCGGTTATCACATGAAAGTTTTTGGCATTCCTGGAGATAATTCAGTATCTTGACATTGTGAACATTGCTAAAAATGCAGGCATATCGAGATGGATTCGCATTTAAATCATGCAACAAAGTCGTATTGCGAAGCGCAAATGTTCCCTCGATAATTTCAGCATATTGGATTCCATCAAAATAAAGATAACGCTGGCTACATTTGTGGGTCATTAAATGAAGACCCATTGTATCTAATCGAGCCCTCTCTACCCCGTCTTTATTCTTGATTTCGATATTGTTTATGCTAATCCAATAATGCGTCGTCTTTTTTTCGGCATTGACATACTCAATAGAGAGCCAACGGCCCTCATGAATTGCTCTGAATATGTTTCTTGCGACGCTCATAACAGGAATATATACTGAAAATACGGGAAAAAAGCTGTATAAAGACTCTTTTAAAGCGAAATCAACATGATTTCTTTATTTCTTTACAAAAATCCCCTTCTTCCTTCTGCATTTTCTCTGAAAATTTTTGAAAAGAAATAGTCTCATCATATTCCGGCACATGGAACGGAATTGCCTTGATTACAATAGCAGATGAATCTTTGGGTTGAATTAGCGTGTATGATTTATCCTTTACACTTGGTTCTCCAGAAGGATACAGTAAATATCCTTTCTTTGAAGAGAATCGTAGCAGATAAGACAATATCTGGAAAGAAGCGTCTCTGTCCAAGCCATCATCTAAACGGCGATATTTGGCGTCTAGAACGGCTTCAGCAGTCAATATTTTCCCCTGTTTAGAATCTGCGCCAAACAGGAAATCCGGATAAATGCAACGGTTCTTAGTTCCGTCATCAAGTTCAAATAGATGCTGTCGTCTAAAGCCCGTTCTGTTATTCGGATGGACAAGCTTTTCGCCAATTTCTGAATCTCGCATGATTACGTTGAGATATTCTTCCCAAAGGGCAGCTCCATCAAAAAGGATACCATTGATGGAATCCGAGTTGTTTTCGCCATAGCTTAGCTTTTGATGACGTAAAATGGCCAGGCAGAGCTTACGCAAGGGTTCGTATGCTGTGTAATAGGGATGCGTAACAGGACGAAGATTCTTGGCAATAACAGACATGCGATTATGTCTTGAATATGTCGGTGTCGCTGCAACGATTTCTGACACATCGTCACGATTCTTGCCGTCCGAACCATTCAGAACAGCATCACCCATGCTTAAGG contains these protein-coding regions:
- a CDS encoding McrC family protein codes for the protein MLPHMLMMPHYFLHYMLQKVCNVAFTPRTSVGEDSFYDFIYFLFPAYLRKAINQGVYRAYVTREYNDANVRGPIDVARHIRKNVPFNGKIAYHTREYTTDNCVTQLIRHTIEHIRSLSMGDAVLNGSDGKNRDDVSEIVAATPTYSRHNRMSVIAKNLRPVTHPYYTAYEPLRKLCLAILRHQKLSYGENNSDSINGILFDGAALWEEYLNVIMRDSEIGEKLVHPNNRTGFRRQHLFELDDGTKNRCIYPDFLFGADSKQGKILTAEAVLDAKYRRLDDGLDRDASFQILSYLLRFSSKKGYLLYPSGEPSVKDKSYTLIQPKDSSAIVIKAIPFHVPEYDETISFQKFSEKMQKEEGDFCKEIKKSC